In Cupriavidus basilensis, one genomic interval encodes:
- a CDS encoding DNA cytosine methyltransferase, translating to MIVDNFAGGGGASCGIELALGRHVDVAINHDPEAVAMHAINHPQTDHHCESVWDVDPVALAAGRPIGLAWFSPDCKHFSKAKGGTPVKKEIRGLAWVMLRWALLVRPRVMPLENVEEFVTWGPLIELEPGRFMPDPARKGETFHAFVAMLSDGIDRDHPAFSEACEFLSIDPDGVMAGQLLAGLGYAVDWRELRACDYGAPTIRKRLFLIARCDGKPIVWPEPTHGKPDSPAVKAKQRKPWRTAAECIDFSLDADSIFDRKKPLAMNTQRRVAKGLWRHVLTSAKPYIVARPDSRLVTPFLTEHANSSSQRTMAADEPIRTLCAQVKGGHFSVVAPTLAPLRGTSEPHLSSRSVEEPTSTVSAGGTHHALVSAHLITIGYGEREGQQARAQDIVAPLGTVVAANKHALTTAFFEQANGGFYDGDGRAADTPLSTIMSSGSNQRLVTAYLVKYYSSGGQWNDLNEPMHTLPTKGRMGCVQSMQIPVELLLPEQRVRARQCAQLLHEHLPEHFPEPADLILMRHDGVWWVLVDITLRMLEAHELYPAQGFPAGYVTAPVINGRRLPKHAQVRMCGNSVSPLMAAALIRANVPEMASWSAREARRMEAAA from the coding sequence ATGATCGTGGACAACTTCGCCGGCGGCGGCGGTGCCAGCTGCGGTATTGAGCTCGCGCTTGGTCGGCATGTGGATGTCGCTATCAACCACGACCCCGAGGCCGTGGCCATGCACGCGATCAACCATCCGCAGACCGATCACCATTGCGAATCTGTGTGGGATGTTGATCCGGTCGCGCTCGCTGCCGGCCGCCCCATCGGCTTGGCGTGGTTCTCACCCGACTGCAAGCACTTCAGCAAGGCCAAGGGCGGCACACCGGTGAAGAAGGAGATTCGTGGCTTAGCGTGGGTGATGCTCCGCTGGGCACTGCTCGTGCGTCCGCGCGTCATGCCGCTGGAGAACGTCGAGGAATTCGTGACTTGGGGCCCGCTCATTGAGCTCGAGCCGGGCCGGTTCATGCCAGATCCCGCGCGCAAGGGCGAGACATTCCATGCATTCGTGGCTATGCTGTCCGACGGCATCGATCGCGACCACCCAGCCTTCTCGGAGGCGTGCGAGTTTCTGTCCATCGACCCAGATGGCGTGATGGCGGGTCAGCTTCTGGCGGGCCTCGGCTATGCGGTCGACTGGCGTGAGCTGCGAGCCTGCGACTATGGCGCCCCGACGATCCGCAAGCGACTGTTCCTAATCGCCCGCTGCGACGGCAAGCCCATCGTATGGCCAGAGCCGACGCATGGAAAGCCTGATAGCCCGGCCGTGAAGGCGAAGCAGCGTAAGCCGTGGCGCACGGCGGCAGAGTGTATCGACTTCAGTCTTGATGCGGATAGCATCTTCGACCGGAAGAAGCCCTTGGCGATGAATACGCAACGCCGTGTCGCAAAGGGGCTCTGGCGACATGTCCTGACCAGCGCCAAGCCATACATCGTCGCGAGACCAGATTCACGCCTCGTCACGCCGTTCCTGACGGAGCACGCCAATTCCAGTAGTCAGCGGACGATGGCCGCTGACGAACCCATCCGAACACTCTGCGCGCAGGTCAAGGGTGGTCACTTCTCCGTTGTGGCGCCTACCCTTGCTCCGCTGCGAGGCACCAGCGAACCGCACCTGAGTAGCCGCAGCGTCGAAGAGCCGACGTCCACAGTATCAGCAGGCGGAACGCATCACGCGTTGGTCAGCGCGCACCTGATCACCATCGGCTATGGCGAGCGCGAAGGCCAGCAAGCCCGAGCCCAGGACATCGTGGCGCCGCTAGGTACGGTCGTTGCCGCAAACAAGCACGCCCTGACTACTGCCTTCTTTGAGCAGGCCAATGGCGGCTTCTATGACGGTGACGGGCGTGCCGCCGACACGCCGCTCTCAACCATCATGTCTTCTGGCAGCAACCAGCGCCTGGTGACAGCCTACCTGGTGAAGTACTACAGCTCGGGGGGGCAGTGGAATGACCTCAACGAGCCGATGCACACGCTGCCCACCAAAGGGCGCATGGGCTGCGTGCAGTCTATGCAGATTCCAGTTGAGCTCCTATTGCCGGAGCAACGCGTGCGGGCTCGCCAGTGCGCGCAGCTGCTGCACGAGCACCTGCCTGAGCATTTCCCCGAGCCAGCTGACCTGATCCTGATGCGCCACGATGGCGTCTGGTGGGTATTGGTCGACATCACCCTGCGGATGCTCGAAGCGCATGAGCTGTACCCGGCCCAAGGCTTCCCTGCGGGCTACGTAACAGCGCCAGTGATCAATGGACGCCGCCTGCCGAAGCATGCCCAGGTGCGCATGTGCGGCAACAGCGTCAGTCCACTCATGGCAGCCGCGCTGATACGCGCGAATGTGCCTGAGATGGCAAGCTGGTCAGCTCGGGAAGCGCGCCGCATGGAGGCTGCAGCATGA
- a CDS encoding HNH endonuclease signature motif containing protein — MKRRNWSEVEIEAMHLFYPDTLTEAFARAFDRPIGGVYAMAARLGIQKSAAFLALQVVGRIDAKHGKSTRNREGQPARNKGGPGSKSTQFKPGRRSPTWKPIGSERVSKHGYLQRKVTDTGRGKLDWIEVHILVWTTANGPVPAGHLVTFKDGNKSHIALDNLELVSRTDLMLRNSVHQYPPELVAVMQMMGYLNRRINAKHR; from the coding sequence ATGAAGCGCCGCAACTGGAGCGAGGTCGAGATCGAGGCTATGCACCTCTTCTACCCCGATACCCTCACCGAGGCCTTCGCGCGCGCGTTCGACCGCCCCATCGGCGGCGTGTACGCCATGGCAGCCCGACTCGGAATCCAGAAAAGCGCGGCTTTCCTTGCGCTACAGGTGGTCGGTCGCATTGACGCGAAGCATGGCAAGTCCACGCGTAACCGGGAGGGACAGCCTGCCAGGAACAAGGGTGGCCCGGGAAGCAAGTCAACGCAGTTCAAACCCGGGCGCCGCTCGCCCACCTGGAAGCCGATCGGGAGCGAGCGCGTCAGCAAGCATGGCTACCTGCAGCGCAAGGTGACCGATACCGGGCGGGGCAAGCTCGACTGGATCGAGGTGCACATCCTCGTCTGGACAACAGCGAACGGCCCGGTGCCCGCGGGCCACCTGGTGACGTTCAAGGACGGCAACAAGTCGCATATCGCGCTAGACAATCTGGAGCTCGTCTCCCGCACCGACCTGATGCTGCGGAACTCGGTCCACCAATACCCGCCCGAGCTCGTCGCCGTGATGCAAATGATGGGCTACCTCAACAGGAGGATCAATGCAAAACATAGATAA
- a CDS encoding tyrosine-type recombinase/integrase: MASIIEHRGKFRATVTRKGHPRLVRTFEKRGDAERWSEQIESDIKLGKNIIATDKTTRYMTLEDLIDRYIEEVGAIKPIGVSKLADFGMIKNDEIGRVELRRIEEKNVVDFALRRRKAGSAPSTVAGNISHLSTVFRAAHGLFKLKEFANPIPAARETLKFLGVVGSSNTRSRRPSEDELTAIKGYFRGCGERQKIPMWDIVDFAVATAMRAGEITGLRWEDFNEAARTIVIRDRKDPREKKGNDQEVPLLIEAMEIILRQPRTENEPRIFPYVRGTVSRRFAKAVEELKIVDLHLHDLRHDGISRLFERGFTIPEVQLMSGHKTWAMLRRYTHIKPEAIHKRERPQLRIVA, from the coding sequence ATGGCGTCTATCATCGAGCACCGCGGCAAGTTTCGGGCGACCGTAACGCGAAAGGGTCATCCGCGTCTGGTGCGCACCTTCGAGAAGCGTGGGGACGCCGAGCGGTGGTCCGAGCAGATCGAGAGTGACATCAAGCTTGGCAAGAACATCATCGCGACGGACAAGACCACCAGGTACATGACGCTGGAGGATCTGATCGACCGCTACATCGAAGAGGTGGGGGCGATCAAGCCCATAGGGGTCAGCAAGCTCGCCGATTTCGGGATGATCAAGAACGACGAGATTGGCAGGGTAGAGCTGCGCCGCATAGAAGAGAAGAACGTCGTGGACTTCGCGCTGCGCCGGCGCAAAGCTGGCAGCGCACCATCCACTGTCGCGGGCAATATCAGTCACCTCTCCACAGTCTTCCGGGCGGCCCATGGGCTGTTCAAACTGAAGGAATTCGCGAATCCGATCCCGGCGGCCAGGGAGACACTCAAGTTTCTCGGTGTGGTGGGTAGCTCAAATACCCGTAGCAGGCGCCCCAGCGAGGATGAACTCACCGCGATCAAAGGCTACTTTCGAGGGTGCGGCGAACGCCAGAAGATCCCGATGTGGGACATCGTCGACTTCGCAGTAGCCACTGCGATGCGCGCTGGCGAGATCACCGGCCTTCGATGGGAAGACTTCAATGAGGCCGCGCGGACGATCGTCATTCGTGACCGAAAGGACCCGCGGGAGAAGAAAGGCAACGACCAGGAGGTGCCGTTGCTCATAGAAGCGATGGAAATTATCTTGCGACAGCCTCGAACCGAGAACGAGCCGCGCATCTTCCCCTATGTTCGCGGGACAGTATCCCGGCGATTCGCCAAGGCGGTCGAGGAACTCAAGATTGTCGACCTCCATCTCCATGACCTACGTCACGACGGCATCAGCAGGCTGTTCGAGCGGGGATTCACCATACCCGAGGTCCAGCTGATGTCCGGCCACAAGACATGGGCCATGCTGCGGCGTTACACGCACATCAAGCCGGAGGCGATTCATAAGAGGGAGCGGCCACAACTGCGCATTGTGGCCTGA
- a CDS encoding class I SAM-dependent methyltransferase, whose protein sequence is MLQWEQAQYDRTVVDIFGYHAVQLGLPHIDTLRENRMPFSALALAPGNGPHGPRAQADSRQLLCRFDELPFETQSIDLITLPHILEFSEDPHEVLREVSRVLMPEGRVVVTCFNPMSLWGARQGLKRLGADPFLPNDSQSIGFVRIKDWLKLLGFDIIRGRFGCYCPPYHTERWLQRAAFMEKAGDRWWPIFGSVYMISAVKRVRNIRLVGPAWKSPKAALSPVAAPVATPTGTHGKSPGDEH, encoded by the coding sequence ATGCTCCAGTGGGAGCAGGCGCAGTACGACCGGACCGTGGTGGATATCTTCGGCTACCACGCGGTGCAGCTCGGCCTGCCGCACATCGACACCCTGCGCGAGAACCGCATGCCGTTCTCCGCACTGGCCCTTGCCCCCGGCAACGGACCCCACGGCCCACGGGCACAGGCCGATTCGCGCCAGTTGCTGTGCCGCTTCGACGAACTGCCGTTCGAGACGCAAAGTATCGATCTGATCACCCTGCCCCACATTCTGGAATTTTCGGAAGACCCGCACGAGGTGCTGCGCGAGGTGTCCCGCGTGCTGATGCCGGAAGGCCGGGTGGTGGTGACCTGCTTCAACCCCATGAGCCTGTGGGGCGCCCGCCAAGGCCTCAAGCGGCTCGGCGCCGACCCATTCCTGCCCAATGACAGCCAGTCCATCGGCTTCGTGCGCATCAAGGACTGGCTCAAACTCCTGGGTTTCGATATTATCCGCGGCCGGTTCGGCTGCTATTGCCCGCCATACCACACGGAGCGCTGGCTGCAGCGCGCCGCCTTCATGGAGAAGGCCGGCGACCGCTGGTGGCCGATCTTCGGTTCAGTCTATATGATCTCGGCGGTCAAGCGCGTGCGTAATATCCGCCTGGTCGGTCCCGCCTGGAAGAGCCCCAAGGCTGCCCTGTCGCCAGTCGCCGCGCCGGTGGCGACCCCCACGGGCACCCACGGCAAGTCCCCCGGCGACGAGCATTAA
- the rnhA gene encoding ribonuclease HI: MEDVIIYSDGACKGNPGRGGWGAVLVSGTNEKELFGGEALTTNNRMEMTAVIEALRALKRRCRIKVYTDSQYVQKGIGEWLPGWKARGWKTADKKPVKNADLWQEMDKLAQQHDITWHWVRGHNGHPGNERADALANRGVDSLKG, translated from the coding sequence ATCGAAGACGTGATCATCTATTCGGACGGCGCCTGCAAAGGCAACCCCGGGCGCGGCGGCTGGGGCGCCGTGCTGGTGTCCGGCACCAACGAGAAAGAGCTGTTCGGCGGCGAAGCCCTCACCACCAACAACCGCATGGAAATGACGGCCGTGATCGAGGCCCTGCGCGCGCTCAAGCGCCGCTGCCGGATCAAGGTCTACACCGACTCCCAATACGTGCAGAAGGGCATCGGCGAATGGCTGCCGGGCTGGAAGGCCCGCGGCTGGAAGACCGCCGACAAGAAGCCGGTAAAGAATGCCGACCTCTGGCAGGAAATGGACAAGCTCGCGCAGCAGCACGACATCACCTGGCACTGGGTCCGCGGCCACAATGGCCATCCCGGCAACGAACGCGCCGATGCCCTTGCCAACCGTGGCGTCGACTCGCTCAAGGGATAA
- the dnaQ gene encoding DNA polymerase III subunit epsilon, translated as MRQIVLDTETTGLSAATGDRLIEIGCVELLNRRLTGRHLHFYVNPERDIDEGAIAVHGITVDFLADKPKFAEVVNEIRDFVQDAELIIHNAPFDLGFLDMEFKLAGLPPFREHAGNVIDTLREARQMFPGKRNSLDALCDRLGVSNAHRTLHGALLDAELLAEVYLAMTRGQNSLVIDMLDGGGAESDAVAATDLSRLDLPVLMASEDEATAHLAVLKQLEKASGGKVVWKEAPPATEAA; from the coding sequence ATGCGACAGATCGTTCTCGACACAGAAACCACCGGCCTGAGCGCCGCCACCGGCGACCGCCTGATTGAAATCGGCTGCGTGGAGCTGCTCAACCGCCGCCTCACGGGCAGGCATCTGCACTTCTACGTCAACCCGGAACGCGATATCGATGAAGGCGCGATCGCGGTGCACGGCATCACCGTGGACTTCCTGGCCGACAAACCCAAGTTTGCGGAAGTGGTCAACGAGATCCGGGATTTCGTCCAGGACGCCGAGCTGATCATCCACAACGCGCCCTTCGACCTTGGCTTCCTCGACATGGAGTTCAAGCTTGCCGGGCTGCCGCCGTTTCGCGAGCACGCTGGCAATGTGATCGACACCCTGCGCGAAGCCCGCCAGATGTTCCCCGGCAAGCGCAACTCGCTGGACGCCCTGTGCGACCGCCTCGGCGTCAGCAACGCGCACCGGACCCTGCACGGCGCATTGCTCGATGCCGAGCTGCTGGCCGAGGTCTACCTCGCCATGACGCGCGGCCAGAACTCGCTGGTGATCGACATGCTCGACGGTGGCGGCGCCGAGAGCGACGCCGTGGCCGCCACCGACCTCTCCCGCCTCGACCTGCCCGTACTGATGGCCAGCGAAGATGAAGCCACCGCCCACCTGGCGGTGCTCAAGCAGCTGGAAAAGGCGAGCGGCGGCAAGGTCGTGTGGAAGGAAGCACCGCCGGCGACCGAAGCGGCATAG
- a CDS encoding ParB-like protein: protein MSSVRESLIHELHPTQLTVGMIEVQDKKKHLASLKPAEQREFLQAHPIPAVSGPGGKLYITDHHHLGRAALEAGVTTGFFTVEADLSACAQDEFWGEMDKRLWVHPLDEHGVRHYYAAVPNHLEKLVDDPYRSLAGYVRDAGGYTKTPTAFAEFVWADFFRRAIAVEDLSADFHAAVQRGIALAKGKLAVGLPGYAA from the coding sequence ATGTCATCGGTCCGCGAATCCCTGATTCACGAACTCCACCCGACGCAGCTGACGGTGGGCATGATCGAAGTGCAAGACAAGAAGAAACACCTGGCCTCGCTAAAGCCTGCCGAGCAGCGCGAGTTCCTGCAGGCCCATCCGATTCCGGCGGTGAGCGGGCCGGGCGGCAAGCTTTACATCACCGATCACCATCATCTCGGGCGGGCGGCCCTGGAAGCTGGCGTCACCACGGGCTTTTTCACCGTGGAGGCGGATCTGTCTGCTTGTGCGCAGGACGAATTCTGGGGAGAGATGGACAAGAGGCTATGGGTTCATCCCCTGGACGAACATGGCGTGCGGCACTACTACGCCGCGGTTCCCAATCACCTGGAGAAGCTGGTCGACGATCCCTATCGGTCGCTGGCCGGGTATGTGCGAGACGCTGGTGGCTACACCAAGACGCCTACCGCCTTTGCGGAGTTCGTGTGGGCGGACTTCTTTCGCCGCGCCATCGCCGTCGAGGACCTGAGCGCTGACTTTCACGCGGCGGTCCAGCGAGGCATCGCGCTGGCAAAGGGCAAGCTGGCTGTCGGCCTGCCAGGATACGCCGCGTAA
- a CDS encoding IclR family transcriptional regulator, with the protein MTDALEPTDLQDKYIVPGLERGLRLLGEFSRNERTLSAAELARRLQVPRSTVFRLLTTLEMMGFVERTDGGREFRLGMAVLRLGFDYLASLELTELGRPLLDRLRDEINYPCNLVVRDGRSIVYVAKSVAPTPFASSVNVGTRLPAHATVLGRVLLEDLTLAELRDLYPEPQLEVFSESTPKTVEALFDMVQRDRQRGYVLQEGFFETSISTIAAPVRDRSGKVVAALGATIPASRIDPERLDGMVQQVRSAAGELSRLLDYRPSEGGAVVNL; encoded by the coding sequence ATGACAGATGCCCTCGAGCCTACCGATCTCCAGGACAAGTACATCGTGCCAGGGCTGGAACGCGGCCTGCGCCTGCTGGGCGAGTTCAGCCGCAACGAGCGGACCCTGTCTGCCGCCGAACTGGCGCGCCGGCTGCAGGTTCCGCGCTCCACGGTGTTCCGCCTGCTGACCACGCTGGAGATGATGGGCTTTGTCGAGCGTACCGATGGCGGCCGTGAATTCCGGCTCGGCATGGCCGTATTGCGCCTTGGCTTTGACTACCTCGCTTCGCTGGAGCTGACAGAACTCGGCCGGCCGCTGCTGGACCGCCTGCGTGACGAGATCAACTACCCATGCAACCTGGTGGTGCGCGACGGCCGCTCCATCGTCTACGTGGCCAAGTCCGTGGCGCCTACGCCGTTCGCCAGTTCGGTCAATGTGGGCACGCGCCTGCCGGCGCACGCCACCGTGCTTGGCCGCGTGCTGCTTGAGGATCTGACGCTGGCGGAACTGCGTGATCTCTATCCCGAGCCGCAACTGGAGGTCTTCTCGGAGAGCACACCCAAGACCGTCGAAGCACTGTTCGACATGGTCCAGCGTGACCGCCAGCGCGGCTATGTGCTGCAGGAAGGCTTCTTCGAAACCAGCATCTCGACCATCGCCGCGCCGGTGCGGGACCGCAGCGGCAAGGTAGTGGCGGCGCTTGGCGCCACCATCCCGGCTTCGCGAATCGATCCGGAGCGGCTCGATGGCATGGTGCAGCAGGTGAGGAGTGCGGCGGGGGAGCTATCCCGGTTGCTGGACTATCGACCGTCGGAAGGTGGGGCTGTCGTTAATTTGTAG
- a CDS encoding CoxG family protein, which translates to MEIEKSLIVGAAPAQVWALLLDPNVMGGCVPGMQSIEVVSDVEYISHIQVKIAFVSARFKIKTTIVEMRAPNYLRSEGTGEDASVASSLKQSSEIFLTGQPDGKTELRMKINVDVLGRLGTFGLSVMKTKADRMWEEFGTNLSARLVAPAEAEPAVASAAPAAAQTVAKAQAASPASPASAIEGIPAGPAAIPAHAIQASPRRGTGWWSRLFSPAPAVDRGPLTDICIEVRQPNATITVHWPAQHAGECGAWLRDYLK; encoded by the coding sequence GTGGAAATTGAAAAAAGCCTGATCGTCGGCGCAGCGCCGGCGCAAGTGTGGGCACTGCTGCTCGATCCCAATGTGATGGGCGGCTGCGTGCCGGGCATGCAGTCGATCGAGGTGGTCAGCGATGTGGAGTACATCTCGCACATCCAGGTCAAGATTGCCTTTGTCAGCGCGCGCTTCAAGATCAAGACCACCATCGTGGAGATGCGCGCGCCCAACTACCTGCGTAGCGAAGGCACGGGCGAGGACGCCTCCGTGGCCAGCTCGCTCAAGCAGTCCAGCGAGATCTTCCTGACCGGGCAGCCCGACGGCAAGACCGAGCTGCGCATGAAGATCAACGTGGACGTGCTGGGCCGCCTTGGCACGTTCGGCTTGAGCGTGATGAAGACGAAGGCGGACCGGATGTGGGAGGAGTTCGGCACGAATCTGTCGGCGCGGTTGGTGGCGCCTGCCGAGGCGGAGCCGGCGGTGGCGTCCGCTGCGCCCGCTGCAGCGCAAACGGTTGCGAAGGCGCAGGCCGCCTCGCCCGCCTCGCCCGCCTCCGCCATCGAGGGAATTCCCGCTGGCCCGGCCGCCATCCCGGCTCACGCCATACAAGCCAGCCCCCGTCGCGGCACAGGCTGGTGGTCGCGCTTGTTCTCGCCCGCGCCCGCCGTGGACAGGGGCCCGCTCACGGATATCTGCATCGAAGTGCGCCAGCCCAATGCGACCATTACCGTGCACTGGCCGGCACAGCACGCGGGCGAGTGCGGCGCCTGGCTGCGGGACTATCTGAAGTGA
- a CDS encoding (2Fe-2S)-binding protein, with protein sequence MQKIHIELTVNGEDHSVEVPARRLLSDLLRDDLNLTGTKRGCETGICGACSVLVDGEVMKSCLMLAVQARGRDVTTVEGLGAGGELHPLQQSFMECGGLQCGYCTPGFLMTSCAMLAHNPNPTEEEVRAGLNGNLCRCTGYVGIVESILSAAEKMRGN encoded by the coding sequence ATGCAAAAGATCCATATCGAACTCACTGTCAACGGCGAAGACCACAGCGTGGAAGTGCCCGCGCGGCGCCTGCTGTCGGACCTGCTGCGCGACGACCTCAACCTGACCGGCACCAAGCGTGGCTGCGAGACCGGCATCTGCGGCGCCTGCTCCGTGCTGGTGGACGGCGAAGTCATGAAGTCCTGCCTGATGCTTGCCGTGCAGGCACGCGGGCGCGACGTGACCACCGTCGAAGGCCTCGGCGCCGGCGGCGAACTGCACCCGCTGCAGCAAAGTTTCATGGAGTGCGGTGGCCTGCAGTGCGGCTACTGCACACCCGGTTTTCTGATGACCTCCTGCGCCATGCTGGCGCATAACCCCAACCCGACAGAAGAGGAGGTCCGCGCCGGCCTGAACGGCAACCTGTGCCGCTGCACCGGTTACGTCGGCATCGTCGAATCCATTCTGTCCGCCGCGGAGAAGATGCGTGGAAATTGA
- a CDS encoding FAD binding domain-containing protein: MRNFEFLEPGSVQEASRMLADLGDECRVIAGGTALMLGMRQRMLTPTHLVSLGQLDALRKIEFDSRTGLRIGALALHAQVARSKLVQAHYPMLASMAGRVANPQVRNQGTIGGNLCYADPATDPPGCLMALGAQVVLAGRSGERVLEMEAFLVDYYTTALEPDEIVTEIRIPAPAPDALGHYARFLRTAAEHRPLASVALLARRTGATCIEARLAVGASTPIPARLRRAEAFLAGKAVTPEVAAEAADIVAADIDPVSDMRGNADYRREMVRTVARRSIATLFGLAAD, encoded by the coding sequence ATGCGTAATTTCGAATTTCTGGAGCCCGGCTCGGTGCAGGAAGCCAGCCGCATGCTGGCCGACCTGGGCGACGAGTGCAGGGTGATTGCCGGCGGCACCGCGCTGATGCTCGGCATGCGCCAGCGCATGCTCACGCCCACCCATCTGGTATCGCTTGGCCAACTCGATGCACTGCGCAAGATCGAGTTCGATTCGCGCACCGGCTTGCGCATCGGCGCGCTGGCCTTGCATGCGCAGGTGGCGCGCTCAAAGCTGGTGCAGGCGCATTACCCCATGCTGGCCAGCATGGCAGGGCGCGTGGCCAATCCGCAGGTGCGCAACCAGGGCACGATCGGCGGCAACCTTTGCTATGCCGATCCCGCCACCGATCCGCCGGGTTGCCTGATGGCGCTGGGGGCGCAGGTGGTGCTCGCCGGCAGGAGCGGCGAGCGCGTGCTGGAGATGGAGGCGTTCCTGGTCGACTACTACACGACGGCGCTCGAGCCCGATGAGATCGTGACCGAGATCCGCATTCCCGCACCGGCGCCGGATGCGCTCGGCCACTACGCGCGTTTCCTGCGCACGGCTGCCGAGCACCGGCCGCTGGCCAGCGTCGCGCTGCTGGCTCGCCGGACTGGCGCCACGTGCATCGAGGCGCGCCTTGCGGTCGGCGCATCCACGCCGATTCCGGCGCGGCTGCGGCGTGCCGAGGCGTTCCTGGCCGGCAAGGCCGTCACGCCCGAAGTGGCCGCCGAGGCGGCGGACATCGTCGCCGCGGACATCGACCCCGTTTCCGATATGCGCGGCAACGCGGACTATCGCCGCGAGATGGTACGGACCGTAGCGCGGCGAAGCATCGCCACGCTATTCGGGCTGGCGGCGGACTAA